A genomic stretch from Streptomyces sp. QL37 includes:
- a CDS encoding ABC transporter ATP-binding protein: MRTLSQNTVPDRTEETAPAGAAGTAAPAAPPVIAVRDVHISDRVDDREIVHGVGFELTPGKAVGIVGESGSGKTLTCRAVLGILPPHFEVSGGSVEIDGTDIATLTPRQWTALRGTTIGAVFQDPASYLNPSIRVGAQIAEVIRVKKGVKRREARRQALGLLRAVRLRDPELVYGQYTYELSGGMLQRVLIAAAVAVEPRALIADEATTALDVTVQAEILDLLAELRERTGLALVVVSHDLAVVAQLCDEVLVMRQGEVVEQGPTRSVLHDPQHAYTRLLIAEHEQYGLDKFLNPKDSKDPENPENPENPEDPDTGGNPEGPEDPEEAS, translated from the coding sequence ATGAGGACCCTGTCCCAGAACACCGTCCCCGACCGCACCGAGGAGACCGCACCCGCCGGGGCCGCGGGTACGGCCGCCCCCGCCGCGCCACCGGTGATCGCGGTCCGCGACGTGCACATCAGCGACCGGGTCGACGACCGGGAGATCGTCCACGGCGTCGGCTTCGAACTCACACCCGGCAAGGCGGTCGGCATCGTCGGTGAGTCCGGCAGCGGCAAGACCCTGACCTGCCGGGCCGTCCTCGGGATCCTGCCCCCGCACTTCGAGGTCTCCGGCGGCTCGGTCGAGATCGACGGCACCGACATCGCGACCCTGACGCCCCGGCAGTGGACCGCGCTGCGCGGCACCACGATCGGTGCCGTCTTCCAGGACCCGGCGTCGTATCTCAACCCGTCGATCCGCGTGGGCGCCCAGATAGCCGAGGTCATCCGGGTCAAGAAGGGCGTGAAGCGGCGCGAGGCCCGCCGGCAGGCCCTCGGTCTCCTCAGGGCGGTGCGTCTGCGGGACCCGGAGCTGGTCTACGGCCAGTACACCTACGAGCTGTCGGGAGGCATGCTCCAGCGCGTCCTGATCGCGGCGGCCGTCGCCGTCGAACCGCGGGCCCTCATCGCCGACGAGGCCACGACGGCCCTCGACGTCACGGTCCAGGCCGAGATCCTCGATCTGCTGGCCGAACTGCGCGAGCGCACCGGCCTGGCGCTCGTCGTCGTCTCCCACGACCTGGCCGTGGTGGCCCAGTTGTGCGACGAGGTCCTGGTCATGCGGCAGGGCGAGGTGGTGGAGCAGGGCCCGACGCGGTCGGTGCTGCACGACCCGCAGCACGCGTACACCCGGCTGCTGATTGCCGAGCACGAGCAGTACGGCCTGGACAAGTTCCTGAACCCGAAGGACTCGAAGGACCCGGAGAACCCGGAGAACCCGGAGAACCCGGAGGACCCGGATACCGGGGGGAACCCGGAAGGCCCCGAAGACCCCGAGGAGGCGTCATGA
- a CDS encoding ABC transporter ATP-binding protein, protein MTTASPEARAAGREEAPAPVLAVEGLDVRYGRGRRSRNALRGVSLSVAAGETVGVIGETGSGKSTLARAVLGLVRTSAGSIRVGGEEVTGYGNRRWRALRRRGIVQYVFQDPLRSLDPDLTVEDSLTEPLLIQGVPRKEAVERARAFLDRVHLSAELLGRLPGELSGGQRQRVAVARALVTEPALVILDEPVSALDSANRVQVLEILKELRAAGTSLVFISHDLGSIAGTADRIAVLYRGELVEVGSARDVINHPRHVYTRLLVGSAPTLHSRTADRSRREALRAQLTG, encoded by the coding sequence ATGACCACTGCGTCGCCGGAAGCGAGGGCCGCCGGCCGGGAGGAGGCACCCGCCCCCGTCCTGGCCGTCGAGGGCCTCGATGTCCGCTACGGCCGGGGGCGCCGGAGCCGGAACGCCCTGCGAGGTGTCTCGCTGAGCGTCGCAGCCGGGGAGACCGTAGGCGTCATCGGCGAGACGGGCTCCGGGAAGTCCACGCTGGCCCGCGCCGTGCTCGGGCTGGTACGCACCTCGGCCGGCTCGATCCGGGTCGGCGGCGAGGAGGTGACCGGTTACGGCAACCGCCGCTGGCGCGCCCTGCGCCGCAGGGGCATCGTCCAGTACGTCTTCCAGGACCCGCTGCGGAGCCTCGACCCTGACCTCACCGTCGAGGACTCGCTGACCGAACCGCTGCTCATCCAGGGAGTGCCGCGCAAGGAGGCGGTGGAACGGGCCCGCGCCTTCCTCGACCGGGTCCACCTCTCCGCGGAACTGCTCGGACGGCTGCCCGGCGAGCTCTCCGGCGGCCAGCGCCAGCGTGTCGCCGTGGCCCGCGCCCTGGTCACGGAGCCCGCGCTGGTCATCCTCGACGAGCCGGTCAGCGCCCTGGACTCCGCCAACCGCGTGCAGGTGCTGGAGATCCTCAAGGAACTGCGCGCCGCCGGGACGTCCCTCGTCTTCATCTCCCACGACCTCGGTTCCATCGCGGGGACCGCCGACCGCATCGCCGTGCTCTACAGGGGTGAGCTCGTCGAGGTCGGCTCCGCCCGTGACGTCATCAACCACCCGCGGCACGTGTACACGCGGCTGCTCGTCGGCTCCGCTCCGACGCTGCACTCGCGGACCGCCGACCGCTCCCGGCGAGAGGCCCTGCGCGCACAGCTGACCGGCTGA
- a CDS encoding NtaA/DmoA family FMN-dependent monooxygenase (This protein belongs to a clade of FMN-dependent monooxygenases, within a broader family of flavin-dependent oxidoreductases, the luciferase-like monooxygenase (LMM) family, some of whose members use coenzyme F420 rather than FMN.): MSRRIHLALHPYGVGGPGQHGLWKDPLVAKNASIDINYYIQQAKAAEHALFDALFVVDSQFINSTYPSHYLNRLEPLTLLSAVATHTKHLGLVGTASSTYNSPFNLARRFASLDHISGGRAGWNVVTSFDTGTSKNYGLDEHLDYATRYGRALEFVQVARGLWDSYEDDAFPADVDRGVFLDPSRLHALDHVGEHFKVAGPLNISRSAQGQPVIFQAGVSAEGRDLAARVAEGIYAPGGTLESAQEYYADIKKRTAAYGRDPEHIKVFIHGGPIVGATDEEARRREREIFEEDNDFASNLALLGRSFGAYDFSVHDLDAPFPDVAHLAEKGGRTGAGKIIERAKAENLTLRQVADSVNAFRRSPFVGAPETVADTIEKWSDAGTLDGINLAFRNNDDLDRFVDGVVPILQKRGLFRTEYEADTLRGNLGLPVPANRHTSERELVND; the protein is encoded by the coding sequence ATGTCCCGCAGGATCCATCTCGCACTGCACCCGTACGGCGTCGGGGGCCCCGGCCAGCACGGCCTCTGGAAGGACCCCCTCGTCGCGAAGAACGCCAGCATCGACATCAACTACTACATCCAGCAGGCCAAGGCGGCCGAACACGCCCTCTTCGACGCTCTGTTCGTCGTCGACAGCCAGTTCATCAACTCCACCTACCCGTCGCACTACCTGAACCGGCTGGAGCCCCTCACCCTGCTCTCCGCCGTCGCCACCCACACCAAGCACCTCGGCCTGGTCGGCACGGCGAGCTCGACGTACAACTCCCCGTTCAACCTGGCCCGCCGGTTCGCCTCCCTGGACCACATCAGCGGCGGGCGGGCCGGCTGGAACGTGGTGACCAGCTTCGACACCGGTACGTCGAAGAACTACGGGCTCGACGAGCACCTCGACTACGCAACCCGGTACGGCCGCGCCCTGGAGTTCGTACAGGTCGCCCGCGGGCTCTGGGACTCCTACGAGGACGACGCCTTCCCCGCCGACGTGGACCGCGGCGTCTTCCTGGACCCGTCCAGGCTGCACGCGCTGGACCATGTCGGGGAGCACTTCAAGGTCGCCGGTCCGCTCAACATCTCCCGCTCGGCGCAGGGTCAGCCGGTCATCTTCCAGGCCGGGGTCTCCGCCGAGGGCCGCGACCTCGCCGCACGCGTCGCCGAGGGGATCTACGCACCGGGCGGCACCCTGGAGTCGGCGCAGGAGTACTACGCCGACATCAAGAAGCGCACGGCGGCCTACGGGCGCGACCCCGAGCACATCAAGGTCTTCATCCACGGCGGTCCGATCGTCGGCGCCACGGACGAGGAGGCCAGGCGCCGGGAACGGGAGATCTTCGAGGAGGACAACGACTTCGCGAGCAACCTCGCGCTGCTGGGCCGGTCCTTCGGCGCGTACGACTTCAGCGTGCACGACCTGGACGCGCCGTTCCCCGACGTCGCCCATCTCGCGGAGAAGGGCGGCCGGACGGGCGCCGGGAAGATCATCGAGCGAGCGAAGGCGGAGAATCTGACGTTGCGTCAGGTCGCTGACTCCGTCAACGCGTTCCGCCGCTCTCCGTTCGTCGGAGCTCCGGAGACCGTCGCCGACACCATCGAGAAGTGGTCGGACGCCGGCACCCTGGACGGCATCAACCTGGCGTTCCGCAACAACGACGACCTCGACCGCTTCGTCGACGGCGTGGTGCCGATCCTGCAGAAGCGCGGCCTGTTCCGGACCGAGTACGAGGCGGACACCCTGCGCGGCAACCTCGGGCTGCCCGTCCCCGCCAACCGCCACACCTCCGAGCGCGAGCTCGTGAACGACTGA
- a CDS encoding alpha/beta hydrolase, with product MTENTDHHAPEGLRTRGTLLVVPGRGETRATYTRLGRRLAADAYRVRVVDAPDLDEGDPAGSLTRFGARLAAAARDSGEDGAVRPLVLVGADSGAVAVAALLGREDVPSAARPDAVVLAGLPSGGAASVGGWEEELDVRTACPAHRGALTEDTGLRRGALDEAVPEALLTAAYAGDIGVPALLLTGDADPLADREALARTAKSLARARLSVVRDAHHDVLNDMQHRSVAAEIVTFLETLRNELVPVVTVDSSAW from the coding sequence ATGACCGAGAACACCGACCACCATGCCCCCGAGGGCCTTCGCACACGCGGCACCCTCCTCGTGGTGCCCGGCCGGGGCGAGACCCGGGCGACCTACACCCGGCTCGGCAGGAGACTGGCCGCCGACGCCTACCGCGTACGCGTGGTCGACGCCCCCGACCTCGACGAGGGCGACCCGGCCGGTTCCCTGACCCGCTTCGGCGCCCGGCTCGCCGCCGCGGCGCGGGACTCGGGCGAGGACGGCGCCGTACGCCCCCTCGTGCTGGTGGGAGCGGACAGCGGAGCCGTCGCCGTCGCGGCGCTCCTCGGCCGGGAGGACGTACCGTCCGCCGCCCGGCCGGACGCGGTCGTCCTGGCGGGGCTCCCCTCGGGCGGGGCCGCCTCCGTCGGCGGCTGGGAGGAGGAGCTCGACGTGCGCACCGCCTGCCCCGCGCACAGGGGCGCCCTCACCGAGGACACCGGGCTCCGGCGCGGGGCGCTCGACGAAGCGGTGCCGGAGGCCCTGCTCACGGCGGCGTACGCCGGTGACATCGGCGTTCCCGCACTGCTCCTGACCGGCGACGCCGATCCGCTCGCGGACCGCGAGGCACTGGCGCGTACGGCGAAGTCCCTTGCGCGAGCCCGTCTTTCGGTGGTGCGGGACGCACACCACGACGTCCTCAACGACATGCAGCACCGCTCGGTGGCAGCGGAGATCGTCACCTTCCTGGAGACCCTGCGCAACGAACTGGTGCCGGTCGTCACGGTCGATTCGAGCGCGTGGTGA
- the ssuE gene encoding NADPH-dependent FMN reductase, whose product MATILSVSGSPSATSRTARLLRHLDDRLRDQGHDVTPLDVRTLPAEALLGADFRHPAVVEATALFEEADGVVIGTPVYKAAYSGLLKTLLDLLPQYALTGKTVLPLATGGSTAHVLAIDYALRPVLSSMGAAHIVPGWFTLDKDLTAGENGTLSVAPGTAEALAQVTDTFSRLLGGRTTVLAPTG is encoded by the coding sequence ATGGCAACCATCCTGTCCGTCTCCGGCAGTCCCTCCGCCACCTCGCGCACGGCACGGCTCCTGCGCCACCTGGACGACCGGCTCCGGGACCAGGGCCACGACGTGACGCCGCTGGACGTGCGCACACTGCCGGCCGAGGCGCTGCTGGGTGCCGACTTCCGGCACCCGGCCGTCGTCGAGGCCACGGCGCTCTTCGAGGAGGCGGACGGGGTGGTCATAGGCACCCCCGTCTACAAGGCCGCCTACTCGGGCCTGCTGAAGACGCTGCTGGACCTGCTCCCGCAGTACGCGCTGACCGGCAAGACCGTGCTGCCGCTGGCCACCGGGGGCAGCACGGCCCATGTGCTGGCGATCGACTACGCGCTGCGTCCGGTGCTCAGCTCCATGGGCGCGGCGCACATCGTCCCGGGCTGGTTCACCCTCGACAAGGACCTCACCGCGGGCGAGAACGGCACGCTGAGCGTCGCGCCCGGCACGGCGGAGGCTCTCGCCCAGGTCACCGACACCTTCTCCCGGCTGCTCGGGGGGCGTACGACGGTGCTGGCGCCCACGGGCTGA
- a CDS encoding NAD(P)/FAD-dependent oxidoreductase: MPSMLDAVVVGAGPNGLTAAVELARRGFAVEVFEAGKTVGGGARTEELTLPGFRHDPCSAVHPLGIGSPAFKAMPLARHGLAWLQPPLSLAHPFPDGSAAVLTGSVGETAMSLGPEDAGAYRRLVAPFTGHWDTLAADFLRTPWDGPPRDPYRWARFGLDAVQPATLLSRRFRGEKARGLLAGLAGHAIAPAGGLATGGIALLFALAAHENGWPVPRGGSQAISDALAAFLREQGGTIRTGIEVRRLDELPPARAYVFDTSPTALARIAGLGGAYDRYRYGPSCFKIDYALSGPVPWTAEEARRAGTVHVGPSAAEIDAALRAAVAGRDPGVPFLITAQPSIVDPTRAPEGRHVFWVYGHVPSGWEGDATEVIERQLERFAPGFRDLVLARAVAGPPRLAVRNANYVGGDIATGAFAGLQTVLRPKLARVPYATAHPAVFLCSSATPPGPGVHGMSGHHAAKAVWRRLRAA; this comes from the coding sequence GTGCCATCGATGCTGGATGCCGTCGTCGTGGGGGCGGGTCCGAACGGGCTGACAGCCGCCGTCGAGCTGGCCCGCCGCGGGTTCGCCGTGGAGGTGTTCGAGGCCGGGAAGACCGTCGGGGGCGGCGCCCGTACCGAGGAGCTGACCCTTCCCGGCTTCCGTCACGACCCCTGTTCCGCCGTGCACCCCCTGGGCATCGGTTCCCCCGCCTTCAAGGCGATGCCGCTCGCCCGGCACGGCCTCGCATGGCTTCAGCCGCCGCTCTCGCTCGCCCATCCGTTCCCGGACGGTTCCGCCGCGGTCCTCACCGGTTCCGTCGGTGAGACGGCCATGTCGCTCGGCCCGGAGGACGCGGGTGCCTACCGCAGGCTGGTCGCGCCCTTCACCGGTCACTGGGACACCCTTGCCGCGGACTTCCTGCGCACCCCGTGGGACGGCCCGCCCCGGGATCCCTACCGCTGGGCACGCTTCGGCCTGGACGCCGTCCAGCCGGCCACGCTGCTTTCCCGGCGCTTCAGGGGGGAGAAGGCGCGCGGTCTGCTCGCGGGCCTCGCGGGGCACGCCATCGCGCCCGCCGGCGGCCTCGCGACCGGCGGAATCGCACTGCTCTTCGCGCTCGCGGCGCACGAGAACGGCTGGCCCGTGCCGCGCGGCGGCTCGCAGGCCATCTCGGACGCCCTCGCCGCCTTCCTGCGCGAACAGGGCGGCACGATCCGCACCGGCATCGAGGTCAGACGCCTCGACGAACTCCCGCCCGCCCGCGCCTACGTCTTCGACACCTCACCGACCGCGCTCGCCCGGATCGCCGGACTCGGCGGCGCCTACGACCGCTACCGCTACGGGCCCTCCTGCTTCAAGATCGACTACGCGCTGTCGGGCCCGGTGCCCTGGACGGCCGAGGAGGCCCGGCGCGCGGGCACCGTCCACGTCGGCCCCTCCGCCGCCGAGATCGACGCCGCCCTGCGCGCCGCCGTGGCCGGCCGTGACCCGGGCGTCCCCTTCCTGATCACCGCGCAGCCCAGCATCGTCGACCCGACCCGCGCCCCCGAGGGCCGCCATGTCTTCTGGGTGTACGGGCATGTCCCGTCCGGCTGGGAGGGTGACGCCACCGAAGTCATCGAGCGTCAGCTGGAGCGGTTCGCCCCCGGCTTCCGGGACCTGGTCCTGGCCCGCGCCGTCGCCGGACCGCCCCGCCTGGCCGTACGCAACGCCAACTACGTCGGCGGGGACATCGCCACCGGGGCGTTCGCCGGGCTGCAGACGGTGCTGCGCCCCAAGCTGGCCCGCGTGCCGTACGCCACCGCGCACCCCGCGGTGTTCCTCTGTTCGTCGGCCACCCCGCCCGGCCCCGGTGTGCACGGCATGTCGGGGCACCACGCGGCGAAGGCGGTGTGGCGGCGGCTGCGGGCGGCATGA
- a CDS encoding nucleotidyltransferase domain-containing protein yields MTDACLPSPAVAAMASRLAQLPGIEAVALGGSRARGTHRPDSDWDLGVYYRGAPDLEALTALASEVQGAPADVAGPGGWGPWVNGGAWLTVDGVAVDWILRDLDRVESVWSDCRAGRFEVGVQPGHPLGFWSPCYVGEVALGRVLVDPGGELTPLQEAMRSYPEPLRRALTGAAWEAEFSVASARKSAPSGDTLHVALCLSKAFGILAQALHAHHRVWCLNEKGALASAAALPDTPADFADRVSAALRGLDAPAVETAAGVVRDVRAVLDGDSRPAGDVQSLSDR; encoded by the coding sequence ATGACTGACGCATGCCTGCCCTCCCCCGCCGTCGCCGCGATGGCGTCCCGGCTCGCCCAGCTGCCCGGTATCGAGGCGGTCGCGCTGGGCGGGAGCCGCGCCCGCGGCACCCATCGCCCCGATTCGGACTGGGATCTGGGCGTCTACTACCGCGGCGCCCCGGATCTGGAGGCCCTGACCGCACTGGCGTCCGAGGTCCAGGGGGCGCCGGCCGACGTGGCGGGGCCCGGGGGTTGGGGCCCGTGGGTGAACGGCGGGGCGTGGCTGACGGTGGACGGCGTCGCCGTCGACTGGATCCTGCGCGATCTGGACCGGGTGGAGTCGGTGTGGTCGGACTGCCGGGCGGGCCGCTTCGAGGTGGGGGTCCAGCCCGGCCATCCGCTCGGCTTCTGGTCCCCGTGTTACGTGGGTGAGGTCGCCCTCGGCCGGGTGCTGGTCGATCCGGGCGGCGAACTGACGCCCCTTCAGGAGGCGATGCGCTCCTACCCCGAGCCGCTGCGCCGCGCGCTGACCGGTGCGGCGTGGGAGGCGGAGTTCTCCGTGGCCTCCGCGCGCAAGTCGGCCCCGTCCGGGGACACGCTCCATGTCGCCCTCTGTCTGTCGAAGGCGTTCGGGATCCTCGCCCAGGCACTGCACGCCCATCACCGCGTCTGGTGCCTGAACGAGAAGGGCGCGCTCGCCTCCGCGGCCGCCCTGCCGGACACCCCCGCCGACTTCGCGGACCGGGTGTCCGCCGCTCTGCGCGGGCTGGACGCGCCGGCGGTGGAGACGGCGGCCGGGGTCGTACGGGATGTTCGGGCTGTCCTGGACGGCGACTCCCGGCCTGCCGGCGATGTCCAGAGCCTTTCGGACAGGTGA
- a CDS encoding LAETG motif-containing sortase-dependent surface protein, with translation MTHPFPGRRPVRAVVGVLATAALTGLASLPAVAVAAEPDLGIGPLAPITDAQPGSGVDVPFSVLNKGTEEVGKVWVTYSVTSGLGTADSYGNCLYSTRSSADEEPEKTLAVCAVEQPLEPGVVYVPEQPVGLKALDNALYDTVRMTVEATDPGTGDGGGTDPVPGTGAPLKLVEKAPATDADRASHSEGSASADITTANTADFALTGARLEGKVGDEVTASVKFLNKGPAWVYRELGQGAATVDVRIPSGTSVVKAHDYCSPVTKTHYTCGTSQSWVDEAGGETYPFVLRIDKAVEGATGKVSFTGADRPFDKNAANDTAEIVIDAGTGTTTGGSSTGGSSTGGSTTGGSSTDGSSSSGGADTSGGSASGGSTAGDSTTGGSAPQTIKGGLAATGSDSTVPMVGAAAAALVAGGGILYAVRRRAAAGN, from the coding sequence ATGACTCACCCCTTTCCCGGCCGCCGTCCCGTGCGCGCCGTGGTCGGTGTACTCGCCACCGCAGCGCTGACCGGGCTCGCCTCCCTGCCCGCCGTCGCCGTCGCCGCGGAGCCCGACCTCGGGATCGGGCCGCTGGCGCCGATCACGGACGCGCAGCCCGGCAGCGGCGTCGACGTGCCGTTCTCGGTACTGAACAAGGGCACCGAAGAGGTCGGGAAGGTCTGGGTGACGTACTCCGTCACGTCGGGTCTCGGCACGGCCGACTCCTACGGCAACTGCCTCTACTCGACGCGGTCGTCGGCCGACGAGGAGCCTGAGAAGACCCTCGCGGTGTGCGCCGTCGAGCAGCCGCTGGAGCCGGGCGTCGTCTACGTGCCGGAGCAGCCGGTCGGGCTGAAGGCGCTGGACAACGCGCTGTACGACACGGTCCGTATGACCGTCGAGGCCACGGATCCCGGAACGGGCGACGGCGGCGGGACGGACCCCGTGCCGGGCACGGGCGCACCGCTGAAGCTCGTCGAGAAGGCCCCGGCGACCGACGCGGACCGGGCGAGCCACAGCGAGGGCTCCGCCTCCGCAGACATCACCACGGCCAACACGGCCGACTTCGCGCTGACCGGCGCCCGGCTCGAGGGCAAGGTCGGCGACGAGGTCACCGCGTCGGTGAAGTTCCTCAACAAGGGCCCGGCCTGGGTCTACCGCGAGCTGGGCCAGGGCGCCGCGACCGTCGACGTCCGGATCCCCTCGGGGACCTCGGTCGTGAAGGCGCACGACTACTGCAGCCCGGTCACGAAGACCCACTACACCTGCGGCACCTCGCAGTCGTGGGTGGACGAGGCGGGTGGCGAGACGTACCCGTTCGTCCTGCGGATCGACAAGGCCGTCGAGGGTGCGACCGGGAAGGTCTCCTTCACCGGGGCGGACCGGCCCTTCGACAAGAACGCGGCCAACGACACCGCGGAGATCGTGATCGACGCCGGTACCGGCACCACGACCGGCGGTTCATCGACCGGCGGTTCATCGACCGGCGGCTCCACGACCGGCGGCTCCTCGACCGATGGCTCCTCGTCCTCCGGCGGTGCTGACACCTCCGGCGGTTCCGCCTCCGGTGGCTCCACGGCCGGTGACTCCACCACCGGAGGCTCCGCCCCGCAGACGATCAAGGGCGGCCTGGCGGCGACCGGCTCCGACTCCACCGTGCCCATGGTGGGCGCGGCCGCTGCGGCGCTGGTCGCGGGCGGCGGAATCCTCTACGCCGTCCGGCGGCGGGCGGCCGCGGGCAACTAG
- a CDS encoding inositol monophosphatase family protein: MIDDFLYGNAGHAGPTAEVEAAVRAAAAAEIMPRYRQLAAHEIVEKSGPHDLVTAADRLAEENLAASLTRLLPGSVVVGEEAVHADPTVLDALGGDAPVWIVDPVDGTRQFVHGEPGFCTLVALARHGEVYASWTYAPVLDEMAVAVRGRGATLNGTALHSGSPAPGAVLKVAMSHPDYTSDAQKRALLGLRTDGIDPRACGSAGLEYLAVACGAQDAVAFNWEFAWDHAAGLLLVTEAGGVQSTLSGAPYRITGGNDLPFTAARDRATADRILQALRAGGQP; the protein is encoded by the coding sequence ATGATCGATGACTTTCTGTACGGGAACGCCGGGCACGCCGGGCCGACGGCCGAGGTGGAGGCGGCGGTCCGGGCAGCGGCCGCCGCCGAGATCATGCCGCGCTACCGGCAGCTGGCCGCACACGAGATCGTCGAGAAGAGCGGCCCCCACGACCTGGTCACCGCCGCCGACCGGCTTGCCGAGGAGAACCTCGCCGCGTCCCTGACCCGGCTGCTGCCCGGCTCGGTGGTCGTCGGCGAGGAGGCCGTCCACGCCGATCCCACCGTCCTGGACGCCCTGGGCGGCGACGCACCCGTGTGGATCGTCGACCCGGTCGACGGCACCCGCCAGTTCGTCCACGGCGAACCCGGCTTCTGCACCCTCGTGGCGCTCGCCCGGCACGGTGAGGTGTACGCCTCATGGACGTACGCCCCCGTCCTCGACGAGATGGCCGTGGCCGTCCGCGGCCGCGGAGCCACGCTCAACGGCACGGCCCTGCACAGTGGTTCACCCGCCCCCGGTGCGGTGCTCAAGGTGGCCATGTCCCACCCCGACTACACCTCGGACGCCCAGAAGCGCGCCCTCCTCGGCCTGCGGACCGACGGCATCGACCCCCGCGCGTGCGGATCGGCCGGTCTGGAGTACCTCGCCGTCGCCTGTGGTGCGCAGGACGCCGTCGCGTTCAACTGGGAGTTCGCGTGGGACCACGCGGCGGGCCTGCTCCTGGTCACCGAGGCGGGCGGCGTCCAGTCGACGCTCTCCGGTGCCCCCTACCGCATCACCGGAGGCAACGACCTGCCGTTCACCGCGGCCAGGGACAGAGCTACGGCGGACAGGATCCTCCAGGCTCTCCGGGCCGGGGGACAGCCTTAG